The following nucleotide sequence is from Streptomyces sp. WMMB303.
CGAGGACGGCAACCTGGCCGCTCCGCAGTGGCGCGACCGCATCTACATCGTGCTCACCCGAACCGAACTGCCGCTGCCCGACGTCGAGCCCAGGCCGCTGGCCTGGTGCCCGGTGTGCGAGGAGACGGTCCACGCGGTGCAGTCCTGGAAGAAGCCCGGAGCCCGGAAGCTGGGCAAGTACGGGCAGCAGTACGTCTATCGGTGCCCCCACGGTGCCCGGTGCCGCCACAGCGTCGTGGACCCGTATGTGCGCCCGGCCGCCAGCGTCATCGACTGGTCGAACCTGGGGGTGCGGATCGGGGACCGGGCCGCCGAGGGGCTGCGCCCCCTGGCCGCCACCACGGTCAAGCGCATCCGCAAGGGCCTGCAGATGCTGGGCCAGCGCCGCATGGTGCTGACCGTCAACCACGGCGGGCACGACGGCCGGGCCGTGCCCGCCGACCAAGCCCCTCTCTCCGCCCGCACGGTGAGGATCGGAGACGCGGTGCTGGTGCCCTCCGGCGGCACCTGGAACACCACGGCCACCAGCACCGCCGAGCCGATGCGGACCCGACTGGCGAACCCCAAAGGGTTCGAGTCCCTGGTCACTCCCCCGCAGGCGGACGACTCCTTCATCGTCACCCTGCGCCGCAACGCCGCCTCCCGCAGCGTGCACGAGCCCGTCGACACCGTGACCGGGCAGGGACGGCACCACTGGCTGGTGATCCCCTACCGCAACGCCGCCGCCAAGTCCGTGACCGACCCACTGCACACCCTGGGCACCGTGGACTCGGCCGGGCTGCTGGGGGCGGCGCCGCAGCTGGAGGACTGCCACTACCGCATGATCCAGCCGCGCGAGCAGTTGATGGCCCAGCGCTTCCCCGCCGAGTACGTCGTCACGGGCAACAAGGGCGAGCAGACCATGCAGGCAGGGAACGCGGTCTCCTGCAACGTCGCCCAGTGGCTGGG
It contains:
- a CDS encoding DNA cytosine methyltransferase, producing the protein EDGNLAAPQWRDRIYIVLTRTELPLPDVEPRPLAWCPVCEETVHAVQSWKKPGARKLGKYGQQYVYRCPHGARCRHSVVDPYVRPAASVIDWSNLGVRIGDRAAEGLRPLAATTVKRIRKGLQMLGQRRMVLTVNHGGHDGRAVPADQAPLSARTVRIGDAVLVPSGGTWNTTATSTAEPMRTRLANPKGFESLVTPPQADDSFIVTLRRNAASRSVHEPVDTVTGQGRHHWLVIPYRNAAAKSVTDPLHTLGTVDSAGLLGAAPQLEDCHYRMIQPREQLMAQRFPAEYVVTGNKGEQTMQAGNAVSCNVAQWLGQRLAEVL